The genome window CGGTTTATTTTCGCTTATGGAAGATAATGTTTCCAACGAGATTATCGAAGATAGGGAGGAAGCCCCGGACTCCGCGACGCATTACGAAATCAAGTTCCGCCAAGAATCCCGCCCCATCTACTCCGCTGCCTATCAAGTAGTAGCGGCGTATTCGTAAAATACAACTACATATTTGTAAATATATTTGACAGAATCAAATTGGCATTTCTGTAACAACGAGATATAATTCAAGATAGGAGGGTTTGAAAACGCCAACGAAAGGAGGCGGTGATCATGTTAGGCCAAATCTCTTGGATCAAGCCTACCGACGTGCCTGTCGAATTGTTATTCTGGTTTCTCATCGGGATAACGCTAGCCGTACTAGCGATTTTATATATCTGCCGGCGATATGCCTATTTCAAAAAAGTGCAAATCCTTCAAGAAGAAATGAAGGCGTTGGAACTGGAAAATGGCGAGAGCCAGACGCTGGAAAGTCTCGTCAAGCGGTATATGCTGAACGAACCGGTTGAAATTCTCTATTCGCTGCGTCTGTTCGACGACTTGGCGCTGAAAGAGATGGGGCGCATTCTTGGTAGTCCGCTTTCTCAGGAATCGAAGAAAAAGTACATCGATATGCTCTATCTGATTCGGCAAAAGACCTATTTCCCCGGCGGCGCGTATTCGCAAGCGCCGGTATCTTTCGATCCTTCCGATCTGCATTCGGCGCTGCCTTCCTACTAGCCGCAGTGGCGGGCCGCCATTCGCTTCGAGTTAACCCTGCGTCTATATTTTTATAAAAATCCTTTTGCAGTATAGGATGGATGTTGCACCCAACCAGAAGAGGACGAACGCTATCGCGTAAAGCAGAGAAGCGTTGACGGGGGAGGTCCAGGGAGCGAAGAGATTTTGCACGATCCAGGAAATCGCATCCATCCGCGCCTCGCCCTGACCGATGGAGATCATTCCCAACAGCTCGCCGCCGATGCTGGAGAGAACGTACACGAATATGGCGTTGCTGCCGAAAACCAGAAAAGGAACAGCCCATTTTCGGTAGCCAAATACGTCGATAATCAGATAGAAGAAAGCGAGTAAATGAAGCGCCAGCCCGGCGGTGAGAAAAACATAGGGAACGGTCCATAGGTTTTTGTTGAAGGGCATCCATGCCGTGAGGATATACCCAAGCAGCAAACAGGCGTCGCCGGAGAGAAAGAGGCCGATCAAACGGCTTTTTTCTTCCTGATGGGAGCGCAGCCAGGTCCCCGCGAAATACCCCAATAACGTCGTAACAATGGCGGGCAAAGTGCTAAAGACGCCCTCCGGATCGAATCCGGCGGCGGGAGCGTTGGGCCATGTGTGTCCGCCGAGAGTATGGTTGTCGATCCACCAGCAGAAGTTGCCGACGGGTTCGATTACGCCTGCGCCATAGCCGGGAACGGGGATGAAAAGCATCCCGATCCAATAGACGGAGAGCAACGCGAAGGCTGACATCCATTGCCAAAAGGGAGACAATCCGATAACGATCCACCCAACGGCGAAATAGCAAATGGCGATGCGCTGGAGTACGCCGGGGATGCGGATGGTGTGGAGATCGAAGTTGCCCAAGGCGTTCAGAAACAGGCCGAGAGCGAAAATGATGAGGCTGCGACGGATGAGTTGCCGGATAAGCGGCGAGTTGTCGCCGCCGCTTTGCAGGCGTTTGGCGAAGGAAAAGGACATGGAGACGCCGACGATGAAGAGAAAGAAGGGAAAGATGAGATCGGTGAACGTGCAGCCGTTCCATTTCGCGTGTTCCAAGGGCGAGTAGATATGCTCCCAATCTCCGGCGTTATTGACCAGCACCATCGACATCATGGTAAATCCACGAAATGCGTCGAGGGAAACGAGCCGGCCTTTTGGGTAGTTGTTTTGAATCTGCGCTTCGTTCATGTAAAAGTTGCTCCCTTCGTCATTCGTTGAAAATTCATTATTGATAATCCCCGCCGATTCTTTTATCAAGACGCCTATGGCGAAGATTTAAGCGAGCCGAATACGGATTTTCGCTGCTTTTTATTTCAAATCTTATTGAGAGTTACAA of Candidatus Omnitrophota bacterium contains these proteins:
- a CDS encoding heparan-alpha-glucosaminide N-acetyltransferase domain-containing protein, translated to MNEAQIQNNYPKGRLVSLDAFRGFTMMSMVLVNNAGDWEHIYSPLEHAKWNGCTFTDLIFPFFLFIVGVSMSFSFAKRLQSGGDNSPLIRQLIRRSLIIFALGLFLNALGNFDLHTIRIPGVLQRIAICYFAVGWIVIGLSPFWQWMSAFALLSVYWIGMLFIPVPGYGAGVIEPVGNFCWWIDNHTLGGHTWPNAPAAGFDPEGVFSTLPAIVTTLLGYFAGTWLRSHQEEKSRLIGLFLSGDACLLLGYILTAWMPFNKNLWTVPYVFLTAGLALHLLAFFYLIIDVFGYRKWAVPFLVFGSNAIFVYVLSSIGGELLGMISIGQGEARMDAISWIVQNLFAPWTSPVNASLLYAIAFVLFWLGATSILYCKRIFIKI